The Sphingopyxis fribergensis genome contains a region encoding:
- a CDS encoding fatty acyl-AMP ligase → MTQIIETPADELTSTPTFCAQPRRFSDFATVGEALDYAAEGTRGLNFHDPRGKLVRPYPYSELKADSLSAAYRLIAAGVKPGDRIALIAETGAEFAALFFGTIYAGAWPVPLPLPTSFGGRDSYVGQLVVQLSSCDPTMLFFPPEIAAMAVEAAEKEGVAPMDWSEFAARPAPVADLPEQKSDETCYLQYSSGSTRFPHGVAVTHAALLNNLAAHSHGMELQDSDRCISWLPWYHDMGLVGCLLSPVANQVSVDYLKTEDFARRPLAWLDLISRNEGTTLSYSPTFGYDICSRRVSSQTHVADRFDLSRWRVAGNGADMIRPDVMQSFVDAFADAGFKASAFLPSYGLAEATLAVSIMPPGEGIVVELVEETELSGAANDSGRPTRYRAIVNCGRAARDMVIEVRDENGKPLPDQTVGKVWCTGPSLMTGYFRDPESTAACMKDGWLDTGDMGYLSDGYIYIVGRAKDMIIINGKNHWPQDIEWAVEQLPGFKSGDIAAFAITAPGGEETPAVLVQCRTSDDAERLALRETIRDRVRAITGMNCLIELIPPRTLPRTSSGKLSRSKARAQYLAGEIQPFAIAA, encoded by the coding sequence ATGACCCAGATCATCGAAACACCGGCCGACGAACTGACGTCGACGCCGACCTTCTGCGCCCAGCCGCGCCGCTTTTCGGACTTCGCCACCGTGGGCGAAGCGCTCGACTATGCCGCGGAGGGCACGCGCGGGCTGAATTTCCACGATCCGCGCGGCAAACTCGTGCGCCCCTATCCGTACAGCGAACTCAAGGCCGATTCGCTCAGCGCCGCCTATCGCCTGATCGCCGCGGGCGTGAAGCCCGGCGACCGCATCGCGCTGATCGCCGAAACCGGCGCAGAGTTCGCCGCGCTCTTCTTTGGCACCATCTACGCCGGCGCATGGCCGGTGCCGCTGCCGCTGCCGACCAGCTTCGGCGGCCGCGATAGCTATGTCGGCCAGCTCGTCGTCCAGCTTTCGAGCTGCGACCCCACGATGCTCTTCTTCCCGCCCGAAATCGCCGCGATGGCGGTCGAGGCGGCCGAGAAGGAAGGCGTCGCGCCGATGGATTGGAGCGAGTTCGCCGCGCGTCCGGCGCCCGTCGCCGACTTGCCCGAGCAGAAATCCGATGAGACATGCTATCTCCAGTACAGCAGCGGCTCGACGCGCTTCCCCCACGGCGTCGCGGTCACCCACGCCGCGCTGCTCAACAATCTCGCCGCGCACAGCCATGGCATGGAGCTTCAGGACAGCGACCGCTGCATTTCGTGGCTGCCCTGGTACCACGACATGGGCCTTGTCGGCTGCCTGCTCTCGCCCGTCGCGAACCAGGTGTCGGTCGATTACCTCAAGACCGAGGATTTCGCCCGCCGTCCGCTCGCCTGGCTCGACCTGATCAGCCGGAACGAAGGCACGACGCTCAGCTATTCGCCGACCTTCGGCTACGACATCTGTTCGCGCCGCGTGTCGAGCCAGACGCATGTCGCCGACCGTTTCGACCTGTCGCGCTGGCGCGTCGCGGGCAATGGCGCCGATATGATTCGCCCCGACGTGATGCAAAGCTTCGTCGACGCCTTTGCCGACGCGGGCTTCAAGGCCAGCGCCTTTCTGCCAAGCTACGGCCTCGCCGAAGCGACGCTTGCGGTCAGCATCATGCCGCCGGGCGAAGGCATCGTCGTCGAACTGGTCGAGGAAACCGAGCTGTCGGGCGCCGCGAATGATTCGGGCCGCCCGACGCGTTATCGCGCGATCGTCAACTGCGGCCGCGCCGCGCGCGACATGGTGATCGAGGTCCGCGACGAAAATGGCAAGCCGCTGCCCGACCAGACCGTCGGCAAAGTGTGGTGCACCGGCCCGTCGCTGATGACCGGCTATTTTCGCGACCCCGAATCGACCGCCGCCTGCATGAAGGACGGCTGGCTCGACACCGGCGATATGGGCTATTTATCAGATGGTTACATCTATATCGTTGGCCGCGCCAAGGACATGATCATCATCAACGGCAAGAATCACTGGCCGCAGGATATCGAGTGGGCCGTCGAGCAGCTTCCGGGCTTCAAATCGGGCGATATCGCGGCCTTCGCGATCACCGCGCCTGGCGGCGAAGAAACCCCCGCGGTGCTCGTCCAGTGCCGCACCAGCGACGACGCCGAACGCCTCGCGCTGCGCGAAACGATTCGCGACCGCGTTCGCGCGATCACCGGCATGAACTGCCTCATCGAACTGATCCCGCCGCGCACGCTGCCGCGGACCAGTTCGGGCAAACTCAGCCGATCAAAGGCGCGCGCGCAGTATCTGGCCGGGGAAATTCAGCCTTTCGCGATAGCGGCCTGA
- a CDS encoding putative bifunctional diguanylate cyclase/phosphodiesterase, which yields MTDPVDAEVIPARTLLGLGPRNQDIGNLRQLQLAPLRGRGSLRLVMGMGMALVAAFTMILSVPLPVAAGWLGAALLFGLWSFNQFRNMPFGDPKLSGVAEHRLCTRHALYSAVLWGSPFWLQGLSPTLDHVLSMWTIAVLMMVTLSIVAHSVPLACVLFIAPVTLSAAVALVRAGAPQLAGVALVAGLLLCAFCVRFAQSHIRFRRAEETLHEKTETVSLLLREFEETSADWLWQTDNSRRLVHVSPRLAFALGGTAERLEGVPLLQALSGDAWETGLFPKSLHDMAERMKRRESFSNLIVPVTIGGMPRWWELSASPRLDETGKFLGFRGVGSDVTEKRATAEQIAKMARFDNLTGLPNRLSLNEDLARALNHALDAKSRCALLMIDLDRFKAVNDTLGHPVGDKLLAQVAARLKGLMERGMTCGRLGGDEFAVVLHNVASADAAEELAQRLITTISRPYVVDNHQLFVGASIGFAMGPQDGATVETLTRNADLALYKSKDKGGNVVAGYVASLHAQAEERRVMEQELRGALERGEFELYYQPVVTAADGTLNGFEALIRWQNKKLGNVSPGRFIPLAEDARLISPIGEWVLRTACHEAMKWPSNLKVAINVSADQLTDPSFASVVVSALAQSGLSPQRLEIEVTESVFLRDGGGAAQLLDQLIGLGIRLSLDDFGTGYSSLGYLRKTQFSTIKVDRSFVVGAAKGSIESIAIIRAVVALADSLGMSTTAEGAETELEVDTIRAMGCSNIQGYYYGRPMPASDVLTLFRAPEAADSAAA from the coding sequence TTGACCGATCCTGTCGATGCCGAAGTCATTCCTGCGCGGACCCTGTTGGGGCTGGGACCGCGCAATCAGGACATCGGCAACCTCCGCCAGCTCCAGCTCGCGCCGCTTCGCGGCCGCGGGTCGCTGCGCCTGGTCATGGGCATGGGGATGGCGCTGGTCGCGGCCTTTACGATGATCCTCAGCGTGCCGTTGCCCGTCGCGGCCGGCTGGCTCGGCGCCGCGTTGCTCTTTGGCCTGTGGTCGTTCAACCAGTTTCGCAATATGCCATTCGGCGACCCGAAGCTTTCGGGGGTCGCCGAACACCGGCTGTGTACGCGTCACGCGCTCTATTCGGCGGTGCTCTGGGGCTCGCCCTTCTGGCTGCAGGGGTTGTCGCCGACGCTCGACCATGTGCTGTCGATGTGGACGATCGCGGTGCTGATGATGGTGACGCTGTCGATCGTCGCGCACAGCGTCCCGCTAGCCTGCGTATTGTTCATCGCCCCCGTCACCCTGTCGGCGGCGGTCGCGCTCGTGCGCGCCGGGGCGCCGCAGCTCGCGGGCGTGGCGCTGGTCGCCGGGCTTTTGCTCTGCGCCTTCTGCGTCCGCTTTGCGCAGAGCCATATCCGCTTCCGCCGGGCAGAGGAGACGCTGCACGAAAAGACCGAAACGGTGAGCCTGCTGCTGCGCGAATTCGAGGAAACCTCGGCCGACTGGCTGTGGCAGACCGACAACAGCCGCCGCCTCGTCCATGTTTCGCCGCGCCTCGCCTTTGCACTCGGCGGCACTGCCGAACGGCTCGAGGGCGTCCCGCTGTTGCAGGCACTGTCGGGCGATGCCTGGGAAACTGGCCTCTTCCCCAAAAGCCTGCACGACATGGCCGAACGGATGAAGCGTCGCGAAAGCTTTTCGAACCTGATCGTGCCGGTGACGATCGGCGGCATGCCGCGCTGGTGGGAACTCTCCGCCTCGCCGCGCCTCGACGAGACGGGCAAGTTCCTCGGCTTCCGCGGCGTCGGTTCGGACGTCACCGAAAAGCGTGCGACCGCCGAACAGATCGCGAAGATGGCGCGCTTCGACAATCTGACCGGCCTGCCCAATCGCCTCAGCCTCAACGAAGACCTTGCCCGCGCGCTGAACCACGCGCTCGACGCCAAGTCGCGCTGCGCGTTGCTGATGATCGACCTCGACCGGTTCAAGGCGGTCAACGATACGCTGGGCCACCCCGTCGGCGACAAATTGCTCGCGCAGGTCGCGGCGCGGCTCAAGGGCCTGATGGAACGCGGCATGACATGCGGGCGCCTCGGCGGCGACGAATTCGCCGTGGTGCTCCACAATGTCGCGTCGGCGGATGCCGCCGAAGAGCTCGCGCAGCGGCTGATCACGACGATCAGCCGGCCCTATGTGGTCGACAATCACCAGCTCTTCGTCGGTGCCAGCATCGGCTTCGCGATGGGGCCGCAGGACGGCGCGACGGTCGAAACGCTCACCCGCAACGCCGACCTTGCGCTCTATAAATCCAAGGACAAGGGCGGCAACGTCGTCGCCGGCTATGTCGCATCCTTGCACGCGCAGGCCGAGGAACGGCGCGTGATGGAGCAGGAATTGCGCGGCGCGCTCGAACGCGGCGAATTCGAACTTTATTACCAGCCGGTGGTGACCGCGGCCGACGGCACGCTCAATGGTTTCGAGGCGCTGATCCGCTGGCAGAATAAGAAGCTCGGCAATGTCTCGCCCGGCCGCTTCATCCCGCTCGCCGAAGATGCGCGCCTGATCTCGCCGATCGGCGAATGGGTACTCCGCACCGCGTGCCACGAAGCGATGAAATGGCCGTCGAACCTGAAGGTCGCGATCAACGTCTCGGCCGACCAGCTCACCGACCCCAGCTTCGCCTCGGTCGTCGTCTCGGCGCTCGCGCAGAGCGGGCTTTCGCCGCAGCGACTGGAAATCGAAGTCACCGAAAGCGTCTTCCTGCGCGACGGCGGCGGCGCGGCGCAGCTGCTCGACCAGCTGATCGGGCTCGGCATCCGTCTCAGCCTCGACGATTTCGGCACCGGCTATTCGTCGCTCGGCTATCTGCGAAAGACGCAATTCTCCACGATCAAGGTCGACCGCAGCTTCGTCGTCGGCGCGGCGAAGGGCAGCATCGAATCGATCGCGATCATCCGCGCCGTCGTCGCGCTCGCCGACAGCCTCGGCATGTCGACCACCGCCGAGGGCGCCGAAACCGAGCTCGAAGTCGATACGATCCGTGCGATGGGGTGCAGCAACATCCAGGGCTATTATTACGGGCGCCCAATGCCCGCGAGCGACGTCCTCACCCTGTTCCGTGCGCCCGAAGCCGCGGACAGTGCCGCTGCCTGA
- a CDS encoding CHAP domain-containing protein, producing MIYRRYLAAAIASVMMVTGMLASVPAAAKGYLQCVPFARAESGVEIRGNAKTWWSQAAGTYERGGEPRQGAVMAFAGTGGMPMGHVAVVKKIVSDREILIDHANWSPIGGRRGQIERNVRVVDVSDAGDWSMVRVWYAPIGDLGLRANPVQGFIYADGEAGAPNKAPSFKAPVWAQNDWKPGNDLEFVAASLGQ from the coding sequence ATGATCTATCGTCGTTACCTGGCTGCCGCCATCGCGTCTGTGATGATGGTCACTGGCATGCTCGCCAGCGTCCCCGCCGCGGCAAAGGGCTATCTGCAATGCGTCCCCTTCGCCCGCGCCGAATCGGGCGTCGAAATCCGCGGCAATGCCAAAACCTGGTGGTCGCAGGCGGCCGGCACATATGAACGCGGCGGAGAACCTCGTCAGGGTGCCGTGATGGCGTTCGCGGGCACCGGCGGCATGCCGATGGGCCATGTTGCCGTCGTCAAGAAAATCGTCAGCGACCGCGAAATCCTGATCGACCATGCCAATTGGTCGCCGATAGGCGGCCGCCGCGGCCAAATCGAGCGTAACGTCCGCGTCGTCGACGTTAGCGATGCCGGCGACTGGAGCATGGTCCGCGTCTGGTACGCTCCGATCGGCGACCTTGGCCTGCGCGCCAACCCGGTGCAGGGCTTCATCTATGCCGATGGCGAAGCCGGCGCACCGAACAAGGCGCCCAGCTTCAAGGCGCCCGTCTGGGCGCAGAACGACTGGAAACCCGGCAACGACCTCGAATTCGTCGCCGCCT